The Saccharomyces mikatae IFO 1815 strain IFO1815 genome assembly, chromosome: 11 genome has a segment encoding these proteins:
- the CWP1 gene encoding Cwp1p (similar to Saccharomyces cerevisiae CWP1 (YKL096W); ancestral locus Anc_2.485), with protein sequence MKFSTALSVALFALAKVIVADSEEFGLVSIRSGSDLQYLGVYSDNGTLKLGSSSNSLDATITDDGKLKFNDDKYAVVNEDGSFKEGSESDAAIGFSIKDGHLNYKSSSGFYAIKKDSSYIFSSKQSDDATGIAIRPTSNTGSVAPDFTPNDSASSSSSSSSASAPSSTKSISSAESTKASSTAPASSTSSAVASVISQITDGQVQAPNTVYEQTENGGAKATVGMGAGALAAAAAFLL encoded by the coding sequence atgaagttttCCACTGCTTTGTCTGTCGCTTTATTCGCCTTGGCTAAGGTGATCGTTGCTGACTCTGAAGAATTCGGCCTGGTGAGTATCCGTTCGGGTTCAGATCTACAATACTTGGGAGTATACAGTGACAACGGCACTTTGAAGCTCGGCAGTAGTAGTAACTCTTTAGATGCTACCATCACCGATGATGGTAAGTTGAAATTTAACGACGACAAGTATGCTGTTGTCAATGAAGACGGCTCTTTCAAAGAAGGCTCTGAGAGCGATGCTGCTATTGGTTTCTCTATCAAAGACGGCCATCTAAACTACAAGAGCTCTTCTGGTTTCTACGCTATCAAGAAGGATTCGTCttatattttctcttcaaagCAATCCGACGATGCTACTGGTATTGCTATTAGACCTACCAGCAATACTGGATCTGTTGCCCCAGATTTTACTCCAAATGACTCtgcttcctcttcctcttcctcttcctctgcTTCCGCACCATCTTCTACAAAGTCTATTTCGAGCGCAGAATCTACCAAGGCTTCTAGCACCGCGCCAGCTTCCTCTACAAGCTCCGCTGTTGCTTCTGTTATCTCTCAAATTACTGATGGTCAGGTCCAAGCTCCGAACACCGTTTATGAACAAACAGAAAACGGCGGTGCCAAGGCCACTGTTGGAATGGGTGCTGGTGCTCTAGCAGCAGCAGCCGCTTTCTTGTTGTAA
- the YJU2 gene encoding mRNA splicing protein YJU2 (similar to Saccharomyces cerevisiae YJU2 (YKL095W); ancestral locus Anc_2.486) encodes MSERKAINKYYPPDYNPLEAEKLSRKMAKNLKTMNKSHASIRLMTPFSMRCLECNEYIPKSRKFNGKKELLKEKYLDSIKIYRLTISCPRCANSIAFRTDPGNSDYVMEIGGVRNYIPQKPNDSSNSKAAVETVDETLQRLVREKEMEQNEKMGIKDKADDKMDLLEKRLAKIQQEQEDDEELENLRKRNLEMSQRAEIISRSKHSQKEGVAMADDLDSLVEQAFDKHRQSPSKPDNNKNDKKRTPLFNPISTKGKILKKNSSRTNPLGIVVKRGRSLK; translated from the coding sequence ATGTCTGAAAGAAAAGCTATAAACAAATACTACCCTCCGGATTACAATCCGTTGGAGGCCGAAAAGTTGTCTAGAAAAATGGCCAAGAACTTGAAGACCATGAATAAGAGCCATGCATCGATTAGATTAATGACGCCTTTCAGTATGAGATGTCTAGAATGTAACGAATATATTCCGAAAAGCAGAAAATTCAATGGTAAAAAGGAATTACTAAAGGAGAAGTACCTGGATTCAATCAAGATATATAGACTTACCATTTCATGCCCGCGTTGCGCCAATTCCATCGCGTTCAGGACAGACCCTGGTAATTCAGATTATGTCATGGAAATAGGAGGCGTGAGAAACTATATTCCGCAGAAACCAAACGATTCTTCTAACTCCAAAGCGGCTGTCGAAACTGTCGACGAGACTCTACAGCGGTTAGTGagggaaaaagaaatggagCAGAATGAGAAAATGGGCATAAAAGATAAGGCAGATGACAAGATGGATCTGCTAGAAAAACGGTTGGCTAAAAttcaacaagaacaagaggaTGACGAAGAACTTGAAAACttgaggaaaagaaatcttGAAATGAGTCAAAGAGCAGAAATAATAAGCCGCAGCAAACACTcacaaaaagaaggagTGGCAATGGCAGATGATCTGGACAGTCTCGTGGAACAAGCGTTCGATAAGCACAGGCAGAGCCCTAGCAAACCTGACAACAACAAGAACGATAAAAAGAGGACACCATTGTTCAATCCTATATCCACCAAGGGAAagattctaaaaaaaaactcctCGCGCACTAACCCATTAGGAATAGTTGTAAAACGAGGCAGGTCTTTAAAGTGA
- the YJU3 gene encoding acylglycerol lipase (similar to Saccharomyces cerevisiae YJU3 (YKL094W); ancestral locus Anc_2.487) — MAPYPYKLKTTAPDIQYETFDGAKFGYMSWPAQNGTDAVKGRVLLIHGFGEYTKIQFRLMDNLSLNGYESFTFDQRGAGVTSPGKLKGVTDEHHVFNDLEHFVEKNLSECNAKGIPLFMWGHSMGGGICLNYACQGKHKNEISGYIGSGPLIILHPHTMYNKPTQIIAPLLAKFLPRVRIDTGLDLKGITSDKAYRDFLGSDPMSVPLYGSFRQIHDFMQRGAKLYKNENNYIQKNFAKNKPVIIMHGQDDTINDPKGSEKFIQDCPSDDKKLKLYPGARHSIFSLETDEVFNTVFSDMKQWLDQHTAVKDSP; from the coding sequence atggcCCCTTATCCATACAAGTTGAAAACGACAGCACCAGATATCCAATACGAGACCTTCGATGGCGCCAAATTTGGATACATGTCCTGGCCCGCCCAAAATGGCACCGATGCAGTCAAAGGACGAGTGTTACTGATTCATGGTTTCGGCGAGTACACAAAAATCCAGTTTCGCCTGATGGACAACTTATCCCTCAATGGTTACGAGTCATTTACATTTGACCAAAGAGGCGCCGGTGTTACCTCTCCGGGAAAATTGAAAGGTGTAACAGATGAGCACCATGTGTTCAATGATCTTGAACATTTTGTGGAAAAGAACTTAAGCGAGTGTAATGCTAAAGGTATTCCCTTGTTTATGTGGGGACATTCTATGGGGGGTGGCATCTGTTTAAACTATGCGTGCCAAGGTAAACATAAGAACGAAATTAGCGGATATATCGGATCGGGTCCTTTAATAATCTTACATCCGCATACTATGTATAATAAGCCGACCCAGATAATTGCTCCGCTATTGGCAAAGTTTTTACCAAGGGTAAGAATCGACACGGGGTTAGACCTGAAAGGAATCACATCCGATAAGGCGTACCGTGATTTCTTGGGAAGCGATCCGATGTCAGTTCCATTGTACGGATCTTTCAGGCAAATACATGATTTTATGCAACGTGGTGCCAAGCTGTACAAAAACGAGAACAATTACATTCAGAAAAACTTTGCTAAAAATAAACCCGTCATTATTATGCATGGGCAAGACGACACAATCAACGACCCCAAGGGGTCCGAAAAATTCATCCAGGATTGTCCCTCTGAtgacaaaaaattgaagctGTATCCGGGTGCAAGGCATTCCATCTTCTCACTAGAGACAGACGAAGTCTTCAACACTGTGTTTTCTGATATGAAACAGTGGCTGGATCAACATACTGCAGTCAAAGATAGCCCATGA
- the MBR1 gene encoding Mbr1p (similar to Saccharomyces cerevisiae MBR1 (YKL093W) and ISF1 (YMR081C); ancestral locus Anc_2.488), whose translation MRMEKPTEKPLSARDITDDYYGGSMDDIDCLNFFERAVQDPCCEACDTEDADEELRAKLSNFNFQSESSPCSGKCQQMLNPLCEIDERQPAISELVRSRNDSISEANSDTNSIASSIHDPNDSKYEAMPSLRKAKTTSYFTSSSANNTSMRNPLKKCSTNVNGLLVNGRNSSSSRQSIPELFSGACTKKKNNILLKNETPHSELSNNSLQHSNTRSFSLPRSRSRSSAIAIPTHLYGLEKYVSPELDTLTADPEEGIQSSLNTCHHEVSSCSLNDTGDTNLSLPHSDNSSALNFPLGTNTNQCHLRRQQVQQQQFSKANFGAGRKKSFIEMSLANSFAG comes from the coding sequence ATGAGGATGGAAAAACCAACAGAGAAACCACTTTCCGCAAGAGACATTACTGATGACTATTATGGGGGTTCAATGGATGATATAGACTGTTTAAACTTTTTCGAAAGAGCTGTCCAAGACCCATGCTGCGAGGCCTGTGACACAGAGGATGCAGACGAAGAACTGAGAGCAAAGCTCagtaattttaattttcaGTCTGAATCGTCTCCCTGCAGTGGTAAGTGCCAACAAATGCTAAATCCGCTGTGTGAAATAGATGAACGCCAACCAGCGATCTCTGAATTAGTTCGGTCGAGAAATGATTCAATCTCTGAGGCTAATTCTGACACAAATTCTATTGCGTCGTCTATCCATGACCCTAACGACTCCAAATATGAAGCTATGCCCAGCTTGAGGAAAGCAAAAACAACGTCATACTTTACTTCATCTTCGGCAAACAACACTTCAATGAGGAAcccattgaaaaaatgcagTACAAATGTAAATGGCCTTTTAGTAAATGGAAGAAACTCAAGCTCTTCCAGACAGTCCATACCGGAGCTGTTCAGTGGTGCGTgtacaaagaagaaaaacaatataTTGTTGAAGAATGAAACACCACATTCGGAACTCTCCAACAACTCCCTTCAACATTCCAATACAAGGTCATTCTCTTTACCCAGGTCAAGATCGAGGTCTTCTGCCATCGCTATACCCACACATTTGTATGGTTTGGAAAAATACGTTTCGCCAGAGTTGGATACCTTAACTGCCGACCCAGAAGAGGGCATTCAGAGTTCTCTAAATACTTGTCACCATGAAGTTTCATCCTGTTCTTTAAACGATACAGGAGACACAAATTTGTCATTACCTCATTCAGATAATTCATCAGCGCTTAATTTTCCCCTAGGTACTAATACGAATCAATGCCACTTACGAAGGCAGCAAGtacaacagcagcaattttcaaaagcaaaCTTTGGTGCTGGAAggaaaaaatctttcattGAAATGTCATTGGCAAACTCATTTGCAGGTTAG
- the BUD2 gene encoding GTPase-activating protein BUD2 (similar to Saccharomyces cerevisiae BUD2 (YKL092C); ancestral locus Anc_2.490) produces the protein MSSSNKPAQGRKLHFKQNDFLSNIKRYKNTFKGEIQWCNNLSLNDWKTHYLQITPAGSLTHSIDELTTDSTNIHPIIKHLQECRIEIIKDKQSPFEDVKANCNFIIQVRVLGKGNKVYLRVRNWNEFKKLLTCLIWWSSMKTNGIFNKFQVSAPHELKKRKMGKAESLLVYKLNVFGPMVKNIALPPATNSLDNPNINNNDSNGVGWFSAMGVLKSDGVLDLLSQSDGSLIYSLDINQFLKSEVRILDSSVLRNDNCLFLGELPLLRNHLNLENYRIDNISSTTNNFSDFPQEIVIEFPLRIDLEDCFVALQSYARSEYLSITGSDKSNDMRISNNFKISLLEANFQSINLNDKNNTPWSIFTDVTAWGHTWARTSMVSNSPNPFWREEFEFNELLRLTNFYLEIKQLFHDPNNKKRLRLIGKIKITQEIVNDTKYNKETRLPIMDVDNEHFQIGTICIKISSKLNFILPSTNFIKLEKLLLNANLSMVSNLIYKSSSSMENDNKLTQLSIIFLDIFQSLSRVEEWFHVLIDKELAKIDGTVSRINQKNLDSKHIFNSLFRGNSILTKSTEQYFFRVGNEYLNKALSGILKDIIESKKSCELDPARIKEKDEAKKRKIIDDNHKRLCSWVTKIWKRLYATSNDLPIEIKNVLKIFRQRLEIICIDETLQVILNGISGLLFLRFFCPVILNPKLFKYVSQNLNEMSRRNLTLISKVLLNLSTLTQFANKEPWLMKMNNFIDRKHNNLLDYIDKMTHKKLDFNAKILNLSSTISRPKLAIDLTILNDLPQIPYLIDKNLRETEFINLIVNLSQESQIKMAKYHHIDNGGKRDPTGENALSNSGGINLSIDKKDLDSPVDVKPEIGELEFEKITENNTEIFGDDLMNLLKSDDVGPKKKSLDNTANTNVKFTSTFTKAEEERRMMEDLEQESCLLYNKIDHITKRLSDYECASSCLFEDKKYSLSLSHKIFYEEIEEGKGIALKLLINPTGGNVSVGLQKFFAKGASSKSNSSIGDSFSTFLSIDINDEGAKGRGKSTLHGTSPDSGVKDDYSIHLNSQGKGNLGNRFSPTKLSRIMRKPPSAGEPKEQNSSKLTRWFKKKKETEGT, from the coding sequence ATGAGCTCCAGCAATAAACCGGCGCAAGGTCGAAAATTACATTTTAAACAGAACGATTTTCTGTCCAACATTAAGCGTTATAAAAACACTTTTAAAGGCGAGATTCAGTGGTGTAATAACCTTTCCTTAAACGACTGGAAGACACATTATTTACAAATTACTCCTGCAGGTTCATTGACTCATTCAATTGATGAGTTAACAACAGATTCTACTAACATTCATCCAATCATCAAACATTTACAGGAATGTCGGATTGAGATTATCAAGGATAAGCAGTCCCCTTTTGAAGATGTTAAAGCAAACTGCAACTTTATAATTCAAGTGAGAGTTTTAGGCAAAGGCAATAAAGTGTACCTCCGAGTTAGAAATTGGAAtgaattcaagaaattgcTAACGTGTTTGATCTGGTGGAGCTCGATGAAGACCAACGGTATATTTAACAAATTTCAAGTATCAGCACCTCatgaattgaagaagaggaaaatgGGGAAAGCAGAAAGTCTGTTGGTTTATAAGTTAAATGTTTTTGGTCCCATGGTTAAAAATATTGCTCTTCCGCCGGCAACGAATTCTTTAGATAACCCTAACATAAATAACAATGATAGCAACGGGGTAGGCTGGTTTTCAGCTATGGGGGTATTAAAATCAGATGGAGTGTTAGATCTTCTTTCTCAAAGTGATGGTTCACTCATCTACTCGTTAGATATTAACCAGTTCTTAAAATCAGAGGTAAGAATTTTAGATTCATCTGTTCTACGAAATGATAATTGCTTGTTTTTAGGTGAGTTGCCGTTATTAAGAAATCATTTGAACCTTGAAAACTATCGCATAGATAATATCAGTAGTACTACCAATAACTTTAGTGATTTTCCCCAAGAAATTGTTATCGAATTTCCCTTAAGAATAGACTTGGAGGACTGTTTTGTCGCATTACAATCATACGCTAGGTCAGAATATTTATCTATCACTGGCTCAGACAAATCAAATGATATGAGAATTTCGAAtaacttcaaaatatcCCTTCTGGAGGCTAACTTTCAGTCAATCAATTTGAATGACAAGAACAATACCCCTTGGTCAATATTCACTGACGTAACAGCCTGGGGTCATACGTGGGCAAGAACTTCCATGGTTTCAAATTCCCCTAATCCATTTTGGAGAGAGGAGTTCGAATTCAATGAACTTTTAAGACTCACTAATTTCTATCTGGAAATTAAGCAGTTATTCCACGATcccaataataaaaaacgCTTACGGTTGATTGGTAAAATAAAGATTACACAAGAAATAGTAAACGATACCAAATATAATAAGGAAACAAGATTGCCCATAATGGACGTTGACAAtgaacattttcaaattgggACTATTTGTATCAAAATCTCTTCAAAGTTGAACTTTATTTTGCCTTCAACGAATTTTATTAAGTTGGAGAAACTTCTGCTGAACGCAAATTTGTCCATGGTTTCAAATCTAATATacaaatcttcttcatcaatggaGAATGATAACAAATTGACACAACTAtctataatttttcttgatataTTCCAATCTTTATCAAGAGTAGAAGAGTGGTTCCATGTCCTTATAGACAAAGAGTTGGCTAAAATAGATGGGACAGTTTCAAGGATAAAtcagaaaaatttagaCTCAAAGCATATTTTCAACAGCTTATTCCGTGGGAACTCTATTTTAACAAAATCAACTGAACAGTACTTTTTCAGAGTGGGTAATGAGTATTTGAATAAAGCGCTTAGTGGGATTTTGAAGGATATCATTGAGTCAAAGAAATCATGTGAATTGGATCCCGCCaggataaaagaaaaagatgaagcaaaaaagagaaaaataatagacGACAATCACAAAAGGTTGTGTTCTTGGGTTActaaaatttggaaaagacTTTATGCAACCAGTAACGACTTACCTAttgaaattaaaaatgttttgaaaattttcaggCAAAGGCTAGAGATAATTTGTATCGATGAAACTTTGCAAGTAATATTAAATGGTATATCGGGACTGCTGTTTTTAAGATTTTTCTGTCCAGTAATATTGAACCCAAAACTATTCAAATATGTTTCTCAGAATTTAAATGAAATGTCAAGAAGAAACCTCACCCTGATAAGTAAAGTTTTGCTTAATTTGTCCACATTGACACAGTTTGCAAATAAAGAGCCTTGGctaatgaagatgaataaCTTTATTGATAGGAAACATAACAACTTGTTGGATTATATTGATAAAATGACACACAAGAAACTGGATTTTAACGCTAAGATATTGAACCTAAGCTCTACCATCTCTAGACCCAAACTGGCCATTGATCTTACAATTTTGAACGATTTACCCCAGATTCCCTATCTGattgataagaatttgagaGAGACTGAGTTTATTAATCTGATTGTCAACCTCAGTCAGGAAAGTCAGATCAAGATGGCAAAATATCACCATATAGACAATGGCGGAAAGCGAGATCCAACGGGTGAAAATGCTCTGTCAAACAGTGGTGGTATAAATTTGTCGATAGATAAGAAGGATTTGGATTCACCAGTTGACGTCAAACCAGAAATTGGCGAGctagaatttgaaaaaataactgAAAACAACACAGAAATTTTCGGAGACGATCTAATGAACTTACTAAAGAGTGATGATGTGGGGcccaagaagaaaagccTGGACAATACCGCTAATACCAACGTCAAATTCACTTCCACATTTACGAAAGCAGAAGAGGAAAGACGTATGATGGAAGACCTGGAACAAGAATCCTGTTTGCTTTATAATAAGATTGATCATATTACGAAACGATTATCAGATTACGAGTGTGCTTCTAGTTGTTTGTTCGAAGacaaaaaatattctctttCACTCTCTCATAAAATCTTTTatgaagaaatagaagAGGGAAAAGGAATTGCCCTTAAGCTATTGATTAACCCGACAGGTGGGAACGTGTCTGTAGGATTacagaaattttttgcaaaaggTGCTTCTAGTAAATCCAATAGCAGTATTGGAGATAGTTTCAGTACTTTTTTGAGTATTGATATAAATGATGAGGGTGCGAAAGGTAGGGGTAAATCAACATTACACGGAACATCACCGGACAGCGGAGTCAAAGACGATTACTCGATACATTTAAATTCCCAAGGCAAAGGTAATTTGGGTAATAGATTTTCTCCCACAAAGTTATCAAGGATAATGAGAAAACCTCCCAGTGCAGGTGAGCCTAAAGAACAAAACTCCAGCAAGTTGACAAGATGgtttaaaaagaaaaaagaaactgagGGGACCTGA
- the SMKI11G1230 gene encoding phosphatidylinositol/phosphatidylcholine-binding protein (similar to Saccharomyces cerevisiae YKL091C and SEC14 (YMR079W); ancestral locus Anc_2.491), with translation MTTSILDTYPQICSSNALPGTPGNLTKEQEKALLQFRSILLEKNYKERLDDSTLLRFLRARKFDVYASIKMFVETEQWREKYGANTIIEDYENNKEAEDKERIKLAKMYPQYYHHVDKDGRPLYFEELGGINLKKMYKITTEEQMLRNLVKEYELFARYRVPACSRRAGYLIETSCTVLDLKGISLSNAYHVLSYIKDVADISQNYYPERMGKFYIIHSPFGFATMFKMVKPFLDPVTVSKIFILGSSYKKELLKQIPVENLPVKYGGTSILHNPNDKFYYSDIGPWRDPKYIGPEGEIPNIFGKFTVTS, from the coding sequence ATGACAACTAGCATACTCGATACTTATCCTCAAATTTGCTCTTCCAACGCTTTACCAGGCACTCCTGGCAATCTGACTAAGGAGCAAGAGAAAGCCCTTTTGCAATTTAGATCGATCCTGCTGGAAAAGAATTACAAAGAAAGGTTGGATGATTCTACACTATTGCGGTTTCTAAGAGCAAGGAAGTTTGATGTCTATGCCAGCATTAAGATGTTTGTAGAAACTGAACAATGGAGGGAGAAATACGGTGCCAACACTATTATCGAGGATTATGAAAACAACAAGGAAGCTGaagacaaagaaagaattaaacTGGCCAAAATGTACCCTCAGTATTATCATCACGTTGATAAGGATGGGAGACCATTgtattttgaagaactgGGAGGAatcaacttgaaaaaaatgtacaaGATTACCACTGAAGAACAGATGTTAAGAAACTTAGTTAAAGAGTACGAACTTTTTGCCAGGTATCGAGTTCCAGCTTGTTCGAGAAGGGCAGGATACCTTATTGAAACCTCGTGTACTGTGCTAGACTTGAAGGGAATCTCGCTATCTAATGCGTACCATGTACTTTCTTATATTAAAGACGTTGCAGACATCAGTCAGAACTACTACCCTGAAAGAATGGGGAAGTTTTATATTATACACAGTCCATTTGGTTTCGCGACAATGTTTAAGATGGTCAAACCCTTCTTGGATCCAGTCACCGtgtcaaaaatttttatccTTGGCTCCTCttataaaaaggaattatTAAAACAAATTCCTGTCGAGAACTTGCCTGTTAAATATGGTGGCACGTCCATCTTGCATAACCCTAATGATAAGTTCTACTATTCTGATATAGGTCCTTGGAGAGACCCTAAATATATTGGGCCGGAAGGTGAAATTCCCAATATCTTTGGTAAATTTACAGTTACCAGCTGA
- the CUE2 gene encoding Cue2p (similar to Saccharomyces cerevisiae CUE2 (YKL090W); ancestral locus Anc_2.494): protein MDNNNDYDSNLSILMDMFPTVARSVLQVHLLENNNDLELTIGLLLRENNEKSANDDELHQIYDMFPQLDCNIIKNQFITNRKSVESTISDLLNYETLQRLKEETSPGKVQQSGKKSNWKSTNDHLETIIKFTDSPRNIAQKYFVENGFDPIRAIIKIILDYYDKSHFIENVTTVKTIRKPYAPVRGGRVQSSMGLAHVSKQDAESKKVRQVSLQRSRSYKHTLSSPQMVELNGLIAGNHDLKAINYEFLQKCLQFYDGDVVKVLNISALLIEDDKNITMTWNFDECFTLTSKDHCKQHLSKASTSLISHRNEVSDSYESPFQNKEAISLVNSLFQTYRLDFHGFLPNEAVSTLKLALNKWWSKEVAERELNSHNINSYGSKVQFVSPLTVVTGRGIHSIGGISKVRLQVKSFLEKNHYIFWEESSFFRIEGKKKKK from the coding sequence ATGgataacaataatgacTACGATTCTAACTTGTCTATCTTGATGGATATGTTTCCAACTGTTGCCAGATCCGTATTACAAGTGCATTTACTTGAGAACAATAATGATTTGGAACTAACAATAGGCTTGCTGCTTAGggaaaacaatgaaaaatctgccaatgatgatgaactACACCAAATTTACGACATGTTTCCTCAGCTTGATTGCAATATCATAAAGAATCAGTTCATAACTAATAGGAAGTCCGTAGAATCGACTATTTCCGATCTTTTGAATTATGAAACCCTACAAAGGcttaaagaagaaacctCACCTGGAAAAGTACAACAGAgtggaaagaaaagtaactGGAAGTCAACAAATGATCACTTGGAGACTATAATAAAGTTTACGGATTCTCCTAGAAATATTGCAcagaaatattttgttgaaaatggtTTTGATCCAATAAGGGCCATCATCAAAATAATACTAGATTATTATGATAAAAGTCATTTCATAGAAAATGTAACTACTGTCAAGACAATACGAAAACCTTATGCCCCCGTGAGAGGCGGTCGGGTTCAGTCATCAATGGGGCTTGCTCATGTGTCGAAACAGGATGCAGAATCTAAAAAGGTTAGGCAAGTAAGCCTCCAAAGATCAAGAAGTTATAAACATACCTTGAGTAGCCCGCAAATGGTCGAACTAAATGGATTGATAGCTGGTAATCACGATCTCAAAGCCATAAACTATGAGTTTTTGCAAAAATGCTTGCAATTTTACGATGGAGATGTGGTAAAAGTGCTAAACATATCAGCCTTATTAATCgaagatgataaaaatattactaTGACTTGGAATTTTGATGAATGCTTCACTTTGACGTCTAAAGATCATTGTAAGCAACATTTAAGCAAGGCCTCAACGTCACTGATTTCCCACAGGAATGAGGTAAGTGACTCTTATGAATCGCCCTTCCAAAACAAGGAAGCCATATCACTTGTAAATAGTTTGTTTCAAACATACCGATTGGATTTTCACGGGTTTCTTCCCAACGAAGCAGTTTCCACATTGAAACTTGCGCTAAATAAATGGTGGTCCAAAGAGGTAGCAGAAAGAGAGTTGAATTCTCATAATATAAATTCATACGGCTCGAAAGTGCAGTTTGTAAGCCCTTTAACCGTTGTAACTGGTAGGGGTATCCACAGTATCGGGGGAATCTCAAAAGTTCGACTACAGGTTAAAAgttttttagaaaaaaacCACTACATATTTTGGGAAgaatcttctttctttagaATTGAGggtaagaaaaagaaaaagtag